In the genome of Saccharomonospora viridis DSM 43017, one region contains:
- a CDS encoding glycosyltransferase, with protein MKLLVWHVHGSWTTAFVQGEHTYLLPTVDDRGPWGRGRCGRPWPDSAVEVPPDELREADIDAVVLQRPEEIDLTVEWLGSRPGTDLPAVYVEHNTPRGHAANSRHPLADQDDIAIVHVTHYNELMWDNGIAPTVVIEHGVLDPGHRYTGELARAAVLINEPVRRGRIVGTDLLPTFARAAPIDLYGIDVDGVTIDGVTPIGDLSQDALHTEMARRRVYVHTARWTSLGLSLVEAMHLGMPVVAVASAEAATAVPREAGVVSTDVVELASAVRTFCSDPELATRVGKSAREYALTRFGLETFLHRWDTLLAALLP; from the coding sequence ATGAAGCTGCTCGTGTGGCACGTCCACGGTTCTTGGACGACCGCTTTCGTCCAAGGAGAGCACACTTATCTTCTGCCCACTGTGGATGATCGTGGACCGTGGGGCCGAGGTAGGTGTGGCCGCCCGTGGCCCGACTCGGCCGTGGAGGTCCCACCGGACGAGCTACGCGAGGCGGACATCGACGCCGTGGTGCTCCAACGGCCCGAGGAGATCGACCTGACGGTGGAATGGCTCGGCAGCCGGCCCGGCACGGACCTGCCCGCCGTCTACGTCGAGCACAACACGCCCCGGGGTCATGCGGCGAACTCCCGCCATCCCCTGGCAGACCAGGACGACATCGCGATCGTGCACGTCACTCACTACAACGAGTTGATGTGGGACAACGGAATCGCTCCCACCGTGGTCATCGAACACGGCGTCCTCGACCCCGGACACCGCTACACCGGCGAATTGGCCCGCGCGGCGGTGCTCATCAACGAACCCGTGCGACGGGGCCGGATCGTGGGGACCGACCTACTGCCCACGTTCGCTCGGGCCGCGCCGATCGATCTCTACGGGATCGATGTCGACGGCGTCACCATCGACGGCGTGACACCGATCGGCGATCTGTCCCAGGACGCGCTACACACGGAGATGGCTCGCAGGCGCGTGTACGTACACACGGCCAGATGGACTTCACTGGGGCTGTCCCTGGTGGAGGCCATGCACCTGGGGATGCCCGTCGTGGCGGTGGCCTCCGCGGAGGCCGCCACCGCGGTTCCCCGGGAGGCCGGTGTGGTGTCCACCGACGTCGTCGAGCTCGCCTCGGCAGTGCGTACCTTCTGCTCCGACCCCGAGCTGGCCACCCGTGTGGGCAAATCGGCCCGCGAGTACGCGCTGACGCGGTTCGGGCTCGAAACGTTCCTACACCGCTGGGACACCCTGCTCGCTGCGCTTTTGCCCTGA
- a CDS encoding glycosyltransferase produces the protein MKISMVSEHASPLAALGEVDAGGQNVHVAELSAGLARAGHEVTVYTRRDDPDQPDELTMPGGYRVIHVPAGPPRHVPKDELLPFMGEFTRFLRERWELDRPDVVHAHFWMSGLASLMAARPAGIPVVQTFHALGVVKRRYQGAHDTSPSERIGLERLIGRHAARIAATCSDEVFELVRMGLPRSRMSVVPCGVDLTMFTPSGPKQPRGNRYRIVSVGRLVPRKGFDVAIAALRSLPETELVIVGGPREGELAEDPEARRLLRFAAELGVDDRVRLTGRITRTDMPSLLRSADVVVCTPWYEPFGIVPLEAMACGIPVVASAVGGLTDTIVDGVTGTHVPPRRADAVAAAVRRLLSDAALRDAYGIAGADRARCRYSWDRIAADASRVYERAVPTAVVSGEETG, from the coding sequence ATGAAGATCTCGATGGTGTCCGAGCACGCCAGCCCGTTGGCGGCGCTGGGCGAGGTCGATGCGGGCGGCCAGAACGTGCACGTGGCCGAGCTGTCCGCGGGGCTGGCCAGGGCGGGGCACGAGGTGACCGTCTACACCCGGCGCGACGATCCCGACCAACCCGACGAACTCACCATGCCCGGCGGCTATCGAGTGATACACGTACCCGCCGGTCCTCCACGCCACGTGCCGAAGGACGAATTGCTGCCGTTCATGGGCGAGTTCACCCGCTTCCTGCGCGAACGATGGGAGCTCGACCGCCCGGACGTGGTGCACGCGCACTTTTGGATGTCCGGCTTGGCCTCGTTGATGGCGGCGCGCCCGGCCGGGATCCCGGTGGTACAGACGTTCCACGCCCTCGGGGTGGTGAAGCGTCGTTACCAGGGGGCCCACGACACGAGTCCCTCCGAGCGGATCGGCCTGGAACGCCTCATCGGACGACACGCGGCCCGCATCGCGGCCACCTGCTCGGACGAGGTCTTCGAACTCGTCCGGATGGGACTTCCGCGTTCCCGGATGTCGGTGGTGCCCTGCGGGGTCGATCTGACGATGTTCACGCCGTCGGGTCCCAAACAGCCGCGGGGCAACCGGTACCGCATCGTCTCGGTCGGCAGATTGGTCCCCCGTAAGGGTTTCGACGTCGCCATCGCGGCGCTGCGGTCCCTGCCGGAGACGGAACTGGTCATCGTGGGCGGCCCCAGGGAGGGCGAACTCGCCGAGGACCCGGAGGCCCGGCGGCTCCTGCGGTTCGCGGCCGAACTCGGGGTGGACGACCGGGTGCGGCTGACGGGGCGGATCACGCGGACGGACATGCCGTCCCTGCTGCGCTCCGCCGATGTCGTGGTGTGCACTCCGTGGTACGAGCCGTTCGGGATCGTGCCGCTGGAGGCGATGGCCTGCGGCATCCCCGTCGTGGCGTCCGCGGTCGGAGGACTGACCGACACGATCGTGGACGGGGTGACGGGCACGCACGTACCGCCACGGCGTGCCGACGCCGTGGCCGCGGCCGTACGCCGACTGCTGTCCGACGCCGCTTTGCGCGACGCCTACGGCATCGCGGGCGCCGACCGGGCCCGCTGTCGGTACTCATGGGACCGCATCGCCGCCGACGCCTCCCGCGTCTACGAACGCGCGGTCCCGACGGCTGTCGTCAGCGGCGAGGAAACGGGCTGA
- a CDS encoding glycosyltransferase family 2 protein, with protein MNRVTVVVITRNRRDEVLRTLDAMTSLPDGAPIVVADNASTDGTADAIATLFPRVSLLRCDSNLGALARNLAVRQVLTPYVAFCDDDTRWQPGALTRAADVLDAYPGLASVTGRCLVEPDLVEDPITPELRDSPVAGPDWLPGPALLGVMAGLTTFRVEAFRQVGGFSPRLWFGGEEELLAIDLAAHGWWMCWDPDIVIHHAPSTSRDPRRRRQLGIRNTLWTLWLRRPVRSAARRTLDILGSAPKDAATFGAVLEALRGLPWVLSERRVVPAAVERGLRSLEESQRHSPARRYVS; from the coding sequence ATGAACCGTGTCACGGTCGTGGTGATCACCCGCAACCGCCGGGACGAGGTGTTGCGGACGCTCGACGCGATGACCTCGTTGCCCGACGGCGCACCGATCGTGGTCGCCGACAACGCGTCGACCGACGGCACCGCCGACGCGATCGCCACCCTGTTCCCGCGCGTGTCGCTGTTGCGCTGTGATAGCAACCTCGGCGCACTCGCCCGTAATCTCGCGGTGCGTCAGGTCCTGACCCCGTACGTGGCCTTCTGCGACGACGACACCCGGTGGCAACCGGGTGCGCTCACCCGCGCCGCTGACGTGCTGGACGCCTATCCCGGTCTCGCGTCGGTGACCGGCCGCTGTCTGGTGGAGCCCGATCTCGTCGAGGACCCGATCACCCCGGAGCTGCGTGACTCGCCTGTTGCCGGACCGGACTGGTTGCCGGGGCCCGCGCTGCTCGGCGTCATGGCGGGGCTCACGACGTTCCGGGTGGAGGCGTTCCGCCAGGTCGGCGGGTTCTCCCCGCGCCTGTGGTTCGGCGGTGAGGAGGAGCTGCTCGCCATCGACCTCGCCGCACACGGTTGGTGGATGTGCTGGGACCCCGACATCGTGATCCATCACGCACCATCCACCTCACGCGACCCACGGCGACGTCGTCAGCTGGGCATCCGCAACACGTTGTGGACGCTGTGGTTACGCCGTCCCGTCCGCTCGGCCGCGCGCCGCACCCTCGACATCCTCGGTTCGGCGCCGAAGGACGCCGCCACGTTCGGCGCGGTGCTGGAGGCGCTGCGGGGACTGCCGTGGGTGTTGTCGGAACGACGGGTGGTGCCCGCGGCGGTGGAAAGGGGGCTGCGGTCGTTGGAGGAGTCGCAGCGACATTCTCCTGCCCGTCGGTACGTCTCTTGA
- a CDS encoding DUF4383 domain-containing protein: MRLLREPRLKTNTARIVVGVVGLWYLALGVAGFVVSSQGMGADTSRGFWVFGTSTMLNLGYLLMGVVALTATRSNRTLHAFGWLSFLAFLGFFVYGIFAATVSSLGNVANVRIANVVMYGVTAAVGLFLMLMPYSEDRRAP; this comes from the coding sequence ATGAGACTCCTCCGAGAACCGCGTCTGAAGACGAATACAGCCCGCATCGTGGTAGGGGTGGTGGGACTGTGGTATCTGGCGCTCGGCGTCGCCGGATTCGTCGTCAGCAGCCAGGGGATGGGAGCGGACACCTCACGGGGATTCTGGGTGTTCGGCACGAGCACCATGCTCAACCTCGGCTATCTCCTGATGGGCGTGGTCGCGTTGACGGCGACCCGCAGCAACCGGACCCTGCACGCGTTCGGGTGGCTCAGTTTCCTGGCTTTCCTCGGTTTCTTCGTCTACGGCATCTTCGCGGCCACGGTGTCCTCCTTGGGCAACGTCGCCAACGTGAGGATCGCGAACGTGGTGATGTACGGGGTGACGGCGGCGGTGGGCCTGTTCCTCATGCTCATGCCCTACAGCGAGGACAGACGCGCACCGTGA
- a CDS encoding ATP-dependent Clp protease ATP-binding subunit, with the protein MTGFFGADPGPSPFDSLLAQFFGNAFPGRRPHAVGITRLMSEQALALVSAAVRQVAEWGNRELDSTHLLWAATRVPGSRELIQRAGADPDALAERMEREATERRQEVRGTPVLTPGAKRTLLDAHQISRGLRSSYIGPEHILLALVANPDSRAGLMLNEAGVTPETMQRALSGTTSPANGVHDGGRRAATQTPTLDEYGRDLTEMAHNGEIDPVVGRDNEIEQTIEVLSRRTKNNPVLIGEAGVGKTAIVEGLAQRIVDGQVPESMIDRRVVQLDLTAMVAGTRYRGDFEERMTKLLDELRKNQGKLIVFIDELHTVVGAGSSEGSMGAGNMLKPALARGELHIVGATTLDEYRENIENDPAFERRFQPILVPEPSVEDTVAILRGLRDQYEAHHQVRFTDEALDAAATLSDRYISDRYLPDKAIDLIDQAGARVRMRTGRWSERVREMEARLEQLYRDRDQAVSEEHYERASALRDEIQDLRNRLEEERKEDHPTRAPEVTSTHIAEVVSRSTGIPVTQLTQEERERLLRLEEHLHGRVVGQDEAVSAVAEAVRRARTGLAEPDRPSGSFLFLGPTGVGKTELARALAEALFGSEDHMVRLDMSEYGERHTASRLVGAPPGYVGYEEAGQLTEAVRRKPYSVILLDEIEKAHPDVFNLLLQVMDDGRLTDGRGRTVNFTNTVLIMTSNVGSELVLSGTQGALGFAPEDESDTERPLRERLMRRLRETFRPEFLNRIDEIIVFHKLSEEQLEQITTLLLEDTKRKAHAQGVNVEFAPEAVRWLSEAGYQPEYGARPLRRTIQREVDNVLSRMLLEGEVGTGADVNVTVRDGRLAFDVAAPAAPIGH; encoded by the coding sequence ATGACCGGCTTCTTCGGGGCCGACCCCGGCCCGAGCCCGTTCGATTCGCTGCTCGCCCAATTCTTCGGCAACGCCTTCCCGGGGCGGCGGCCGCACGCGGTCGGGATCACGCGTCTGATGAGTGAGCAAGCGCTGGCTTTGGTGTCGGCGGCCGTACGTCAGGTCGCGGAGTGGGGGAATCGGGAACTGGACTCCACCCACCTGCTGTGGGCGGCGACCAGAGTTCCCGGAAGCCGGGAGCTGATTCAGCGAGCGGGGGCCGATCCGGACGCGTTGGCCGAGCGGATGGAGCGGGAGGCCACCGAACGTCGGCAGGAGGTGAGGGGCACGCCCGTGCTCACCCCGGGCGCGAAGCGCACCCTGTTGGACGCCCACCAGATCTCCCGTGGGTTGCGGTCGTCCTACATCGGGCCCGAACACATACTGCTGGCGTTGGTGGCCAACCCCGACTCCCGAGCGGGGTTGATGTTGAACGAGGCGGGGGTGACGCCCGAGACGATGCAGCGTGCGCTCTCGGGGACGACGAGCCCGGCCAACGGCGTCCACGACGGGGGTCGACGGGCCGCCACCCAGACCCCGACCCTGGACGAGTACGGACGCGATCTCACCGAGATGGCCCACAACGGTGAGATCGACCCCGTGGTGGGACGGGACAACGAGATCGAACAGACCATCGAGGTGCTGTCCCGGCGCACCAAGAACAACCCGGTGTTGATCGGGGAGGCGGGTGTCGGGAAGACCGCCATCGTGGAAGGGCTGGCGCAGCGGATCGTGGACGGGCAGGTGCCCGAGTCGATGATCGATCGTCGGGTGGTGCAGCTCGACCTCACCGCGATGGTCGCGGGGACGCGGTACCGCGGCGATTTCGAGGAGCGTATGACGAAGTTGCTCGACGAGCTGCGCAAGAACCAGGGCAAACTCATCGTGTTCATCGACGAGTTGCACACGGTGGTCGGCGCGGGGTCCTCGGAGGGCTCGATGGGCGCGGGCAACATGCTCAAGCCCGCGTTGGCGAGGGGGGAGTTGCACATCGTCGGCGCGACGACGTTGGACGAGTACCGCGAGAACATCGAGAACGACCCCGCGTTCGAACGGCGGTTCCAGCCCATTCTGGTGCCCGAGCCCAGCGTGGAGGACACGGTCGCGATCCTGCGCGGACTGCGTGACCAGTACGAGGCCCACCACCAGGTGCGCTTCACGGATGAGGCGCTGGACGCGGCGGCCACCCTGTCCGACCGCTACATCAGCGACCGGTACCTCCCCGACAAGGCCATCGACCTCATCGACCAGGCCGGTGCGCGTGTACGGATGCGCACGGGCCGGTGGTCGGAACGGGTGCGGGAGATGGAGGCGCGCCTGGAACAGCTGTACCGCGACAGGGACCAGGCCGTGAGCGAGGAGCACTACGAACGCGCCTCGGCGTTGCGGGACGAGATCCAGGACCTGCGCAACCGACTCGAGGAGGAACGCAAGGAGGATCACCCGACCCGAGCGCCCGAGGTCACCTCCACCCACATCGCCGAGGTGGTGTCCCGCAGCACCGGTATCCCGGTGACGCAGTTGACCCAGGAGGAACGGGAACGGTTGCTGCGGTTGGAGGAACACCTGCACGGTCGGGTGGTCGGACAGGACGAGGCGGTGTCCGCCGTGGCCGAGGCCGTGCGCAGGGCCCGCACCGGACTCGCGGAGCCGGACCGGCCGTCGGGGAGTTTCCTGTTCCTCGGACCGACCGGTGTCGGCAAGACCGAACTGGCGAGGGCGTTGGCCGAGGCGCTGTTCGGTAGCGAGGACCACATGGTCCGGCTCGACATGTCCGAGTACGGCGAGCGGCACACGGCCAGCAGGCTCGTCGGCGCGCCTCCCGGATACGTCGGCTACGAGGAGGCCGGGCAGTTGACCGAGGCCGTGCGCAGGAAGCCGTACTCGGTGATCCTGCTCGACGAGATCGAGAAGGCCCATCCGGACGTGTTCAACCTGCTGTTGCAGGTGATGGACGACGGGCGGCTCACCGACGGGCGGGGCCGTACGGTGAACTTCACCAACACGGTGCTCATCATGACCAGCAACGTCGGTTCCGAACTTGTGCTGAGCGGGACGCAGGGTGCCCTCGGCTTCGCCCCGGAGGACGAGAGCGACACGGAACGTCCGTTGCGGGAACGGCTCATGCGCAGGTTGCGGGAGACCTTCCGACCCGAGTTCCTCAACCGCATCGACGAGATCATCGTGTTCCACAAGCTTTCGGAAGAGCAGCTGGAGCAGATCACGACGTTGCTGCTGGAGGACACCAAGCGCAAGGCCCATGCGCAGGGCGTGAACGTGGAGTTCGCGCCGGAGGCGGTGCGGTGGCTGTCGGAGGCGGGCTATCAACCCGAGTACGGCGCCCGCCCGTTGCGTCGGACCATTCAGCGCGAGGTCGACAACGTGTTGTCGAGGATGCTGCTCGAGGGTGAGGTCGGCACGGGTGCGGATGTCAACGTGACGGTGCGGGACGGTCGGCTCGCCTTCGACGTCGCGGCGCCGGCCGCTCCGATCGGCCACTGA